Below is a genomic region from Hippea sp. KM1.
GATAGGTATATAGGCTCCTTCATCCATAGACCCAAGAACAGATCGGCCTTTTCCTTCTTTTTCTGGTATGTATTGATCTGGTTTATCAGGGTTGGTGTGATATTGAATGTTGCCTTTATGTTGTGTTGTGCAGCCAAATAGGGCATATCAAAGTAATCCTTTATGGTATGAAGAAACACCCACGGCATCCTGAATACGCCATCAGTAGTCTGATAGCACGGCTGATGCATGTGCCACAAAAAACCTATACGCTTCATACTTCCTCTATCCATTCCTTAATCAGGTCGGAATAGTACTTAAACATACTCATGCCCGTCTTCTCGTCGTTTGCCTGTATGCAGACATCTAACTGCTCCTTATACGGGTTGGGCATGATGAATATCCAGTTTATGCTATCCTCCCACATCTTTATGCCATCCACGGTGGAATACCGCTTGGTCTTTGCAAGCTCCAAAAACCGCTTCATTATCCTGCCTTTTTTAAGCTGAGGGCATGGGATGTAAAACTCGCTGTAAAAGAAATGGCGTATACCACCACCAAGCTGGGACAATTTAACGCCGTTTTTAGCCAGCAACTCAAGCAGTTTCAAAGAGGCAAAGAGGGCATCCCTGTATAGGGAAAACTCAGGAAACGAGCAGTTTCCGTCGACCTTTGATATGAGGTCAAAACCTTTTAGCTCCTCTATGGTAAAGTCGTTGTATTTACCCCTTCTGATATTGAGATGCTTAAAATAGCCGTCATTTAAATCGGGCGACCAGCTCGGAAGGAGCACATTAAACCTCTTGTTCAGTCTGCCTGCCTGTATATCCATAAGCTCCAACACTGCATTTATACTCTCCATCCTGTCCAGAACCCTTCCCTTATCATCAATCAATAGCCTCCTCTGGGTATGGGGATATATCAAAAAACCCACATCCAACCCTAAGGATGAGACAATCTTAGAAACATCCTCTTTCGATTTTTTCTCATAATACTCCAAATTGGACAGCTTAATCTCGTCAAAGTGGGCATTGAGGATGATGTTTTCTATCTGGAGCGCAGATAACACCTTGGGCACAATCTCTTTGCCTATGCCATACATCAAATCAAACACCGCCCTTATGCCGGAGTCGTTTATGGCCTTGCTGTCTATCAGCTGACTTACCCTGCTTACATACCTGTTATAACGCTCCTCTATTATCATCTCGTTGTCGGTGATACTGCCTATCTGGGTGTGGTCAACCCGCCTGAAATCCTCTTTGAAAAAGGATTTATCCACAGCCTTACTGCTTGAGGATTCAAGCTTTAAGCCGTGCTCGTTAAACAGGAGTATCTCCATACCGGCAGGATCCGACGGATTCCTCTTAAAATAAACACCCCCCATGATAGAGCTATCCGAGGCTATGGCATACCTCAAAACCGTTGGGGGCACAACCCTTAAGTCAATCACCTGAATCCCCACAGACAACAGGCCTCCAACAAACGCCCTCTTTATCATCCTGGGGGCCTTATCGTAATCCCTTCCGACGATAACTTTAGAACCCACGGGCAGCTGAGAACCGAAGGCCTCACCGATCTTGCACGCCACATCACAGCTAATCTCGACATTGACCTTGCCCGAGATGACTCCGTTCTCAAATAGCGTATTTCTGTATCTATCACCCCAGATGACATTGTTGTTAACAATCGATGCGGCATCTATCTTTTTATCGGGCCATACAACCACATCCTGCTCAAAAACACTAAATGGCCCAACCTCACACCCCTCAGAGAGTATCACGCCGGCCTTGGCCACGACATTTTTACCAACAACAACGCCGTTGCATACCACCGCATTATCTAAAAAAACACCCCTGTCTATCTCGACATTATCCCAGATTATCGAATTCCTTATAACACAATCAGGGCCAATCCTGGTATTCTTGCCAACAGCCACATTGCTAAGCAGGCTCCCTTTGCCTACCTTAACACCATCAGCCAAAACGGCAGTCTCTAAAATCCTAACACCATCTTCTAACTCCACATCACCATCTATATACAAAACGCCCTCTTTCTGGGGTATCTGCTCAAATAGGAATGGAAAATTGAGTTTCTTTGAGAAGATGTCCCTATGGACAAACCTATAGCTGTCTGGATTGCCCACATCCCTCCAATACCCATCAAAGTTATACCCCATAATATCCACACCTTCCCTCATAAGCAGCGGAAACAGATTCTTGGCAAAATCAAAGGCGCTCTTTGAGGGGATATAATCCAAAATCTCAGGCTCTATGACATATATGCCGGTGTTTATAGTATCGCTTATAACCTCACCCCAGCTGGGTTTCTCAACAAATCTCTCTATCTTTCCATCCTCATCGGCAATAACAACGCCAAATTGCAAGGGGTTATCCACCGATGTCAGGCCTATGGTTATCTTTGAGTCTCTGCTTTTATGAAACTCAACCATACCCCTTAAATCAAAATCGCTCACCACATCCCCACTCATCACTATAAACGGCGTATCCAAAAACTCCCTTGCCTGCTTTACAGCACCCGCAGTGCCGTAATCACCATCGGGCAATACATAGTGTATGTTGACATGCCACTTTGAGCCGTCTTTAAAATAATCCCTTATGACATCGGGCTTGAAGTACAGCAAAACCACTATATCCGTTATACCAACAGAGGCCAACGCCCTGATTACATACTCCATCATGGGCCGATTGACCACAGGGAGCATGGGCTTTGGTATGGAATGGGTTAAGGGTTGCATCCTTGTTCCAAATCCACCTGCCATAACAACGGCTTTCATTTCTTGCATAGCATACCTCTTTATTTTTTGGTATTATATATCAGAATACACCTTTTACGGGAGTTGTCAAGAAGGTAAGGCGACCGGCAATCTAATCTTTTCTTGGGCTAAAGACTTACAATATAACTACTTCTCCTCTACCTTTTTCCTTAGCCTTATACAGAGCCCTATCTACTCTTGATAATATGCTGTTTATATCATCGTCCTTTCTTATTTGTGTTATTCCAACAGAAGCAGAGCATGATAGGTCTGTAATGCCATCTTTATCGAATGTCAAAGCCTCTATTTTTTCTATCATCCTTTTGGCTATGTTTTTTGCCTGCTCTGCTTTTGTATCTGGAAGTATTATTATAAATTCATCCCCT
It encodes:
- a CDS encoding sugar phosphate nucleotidyltransferase, with the protein product MQEMKAVVMAGGFGTRMQPLTHSIPKPMLPVVNRPMMEYVIRALASVGITDIVVLLYFKPDVIRDYFKDGSKWHVNIHYVLPDGDYGTAGAVKQAREFLDTPFIVMSGDVVSDFDLRGMVEFHKSRDSKITIGLTSVDNPLQFGVVIADEDGKIERFVEKPSWGEVISDTINTGIYVIEPEILDYIPSKSAFDFAKNLFPLLMREGVDIMGYNFDGYWRDVGNPDSYRFVHRDIFSKKLNFPFLFEQIPQKEGVLYIDGDVELEDGVRILETAVLADGVKVGKGSLLSNVAVGKNTRIGPDCVIRNSIIWDNVEIDRGVFLDNAVVCNGVVVGKNVVAKAGVILSEGCEVGPFSVFEQDVVVWPDKKIDAASIVNNNVIWGDRYRNTLFENGVISGKVNVEISCDVACKIGEAFGSQLPVGSKVIVGRDYDKAPRMIKRAFVGGLLSVGIQVIDLRVVPPTVLRYAIASDSSIMGGVYFKRNPSDPAGMEILLFNEHGLKLESSSSKAVDKSFFKEDFRRVDHTQIGSITDNEMIIEERYNRYVSRVSQLIDSKAINDSGIRAVFDLMYGIGKEIVPKVLSALQIENIILNAHFDEIKLSNLEYYEKKSKEDVSKIVSSLGLDVGFLIYPHTQRRLLIDDKGRVLDRMESINAVLELMDIQAGRLNKRFNVLLPSWSPDLNDGYFKHLNIRRGKYNDFTIEELKGFDLISKVDGNCSFPEFSLYRDALFASLKLLELLAKNGVKLSQLGGGIRHFFYSEFYIPCPQLKKGRIMKRFLELAKTKRYSTVDGIKMWEDSINWIFIMPNPYKEQLDVCIQANDEKTGMSMFKYYSDLIKEWIEEV